TCCGCGGTGACGTCGGCGACGAGAACTTTTGCAGGGAAGCGGTCGAGCAAACGGTGCAGCGCTTCGAGCGGCTTGACGTGGTCGTTAACAACGCCGGCGAGCAGCACGTGCAAGAGAAACCCGAAGAGATTACCGCTGCGCAACTCGAGCGAACCTTCCGAACGAATATATTCGCGCAATTTTTCGTCGTCAAAGCAGCGCTGCCGCACCTGAAGCAGGGTTCGGCAATCGTGAACATCGCTTCGGTCACGGCGTATCAAGGCAACCCCATGTTGGTCGACTACTCTTCGACCAAAGGCGCAATCGTGTCGTTTACGCGAGCCCTGTCAAACTCAATCGTCGATCGCGGGATCCGCGTCAACGCGGTTGCGCCGGGGCCGATCTGGACGCCATTGATTCCGGCGACGTTTCCCAAAGAGAAGGTTGAGAAGTTCGGTCAAGACACGCCCATGAAACGGCCGGGTCAGCCGCGCGAAGTTGCGGCGGCGGTGATCTTTTTGGCCTGCGACGACTCCTCGTACATATCGGGGCAGACCATCCATGTGAACGGTGGAGAGGTGGTCAACAGCTAGCGCCGTATGCTCCGGACGTGAAAGACGTTACTGAAGCGCTGCGGCTGCCGTCGCCCGCGCCGCGCCCACAAGCGCTGGCTTTCGACGGCGACAAATTGTGGATGGGTTCGATCGCGACCGATCGGCTCTACGCGATCAACCCCCGTCAATGGACGGTCATCGAGGAGGAAAAGGTGCCGGGCAAACCGTGGGGCGCGACGGTCGTCGGCGACGAGCTTCGCGTGATCTGCGGGGTGGGCGAACAGGACGACCGCGTCATCAAGCGATTCGTTCCGGGTCATGGCTTCAAGTCCCAAGGTTCGATCGAATGTCCCGATGCGACCGGATCCCAACTGAGCTACGACGGCAGTTGGCTTTACCTGAGCCAATGGTACAATCGTCGCATTCTCGCGCTCGACGAGACCGGCAACATCCTGCGCGAAATCAGCGTGCCTCGCGGCATTTGCGGTCAGTGCTTCGCCGACGGACATTTCTATCTCGTGACGACCGACGACGAAGCGACCGACGAGTATTTTCTCACGCGCGCGTCGGCAAACGGCGAAACGAAAACGGAAGACCTCGCGCGCATTCCCTTTGCTGCGCGCGCACTCGCGTTTGACGGCTCGCGCTTTTGGACGAACCATCGCGACGCCAACCAAATCGTCGCGTTTGAGGCATGAACATCGCGCGGTCGTAGCTCAATGGATAGAGCACCAGGCTTCGAACCTGTAGGTTGGGGGTTCGAGTCCCTCCGACCGCGATTTCGGTTTATCGAGCGTGCCACAGGTTGCTTCTTTGAGGAGCGCATATGAGCTCGACTTCCAGACGCAGCGCACAGCTTTCGAGGCCCTTCTGGCAGCGGTCGTCGTGTCATCGTGCAGCGCGCCGGGGAGTCTGGGCGTTCCACCCGGCGCCGGCGCCGAGTCGATCACGGCGTATGGCGCCAGCGGCGGCGGATACACGAATCCAAGCTATGGATATCCGGGTGGCCTGGGAGCGGCAGTGAAAGCGACCATCCCCGTTCAACCGGGGCAGATGTTGATCGTTCTCGTCGGCAGCAAAGGCATCATCGGCGGGAAGGAAATGGCCGGAGGTGCCGGCTTCAACGGGGGCGGGGGCGCGTATCGTGGCGGATTCGGCGGCGGGGGCAGTTCCGACGTTCGCATTGCCGGGGGAACGCTGGCCGACCGCATTCTGGTTGCTGGTGGCGGCGGGGGTGGCTCGTCGTTCGTCGAGATGTCGGCAACGAACGTCCATCAGAAGACGGGCGGCGCTCCGCGCGGTGACGGTCTCATCGTCATCGTTTGGTAGGCTGAAAACGTCGACGTCCCGAGCGTTGCATTCGTGCGTGGCGACAATAACGCTCGCGGGTTGTTCGCTTGCTCCACACGACGCATTGCCTTTCATGCAGAGCGGCGCGGCATTGAGCGCATTGAACACGACTGGGGCAGGCAAGATCGAGCACGTCGTCTACATCGTGCAAGAGAACCGCAGCTTCGATAATCTTTTCCAGGGCTATCCCGGCGCGGATACCGTAGCGAGCGGCAAGAACTCGCGCGGAAGAACGATTCAGTTGAAACCAGTGAGTCTCACTGCGCACTACGTCATCGATCACTCGGCAACGGCGATGTTTGCGGCCTGCAATGGAACGGGCAAGCTGCCCGGAACCGGCTGCCGAATGGATGGCTTCAATCGCGAAGCGTCGTTCGACTATCCGTCGGGCCTGAAATACCCTCAATATGTCTA
This Candidatus Eremiobacterota bacterium DNA region includes the following protein-coding sequences:
- a CDS encoding glucose 1-dehydrogenase, with the translated sequence MSETLPAQSQEHQPGRQSEMEPQPLSYPVSAGAGKLRDRTIFITGGDSGIGRAVAVAAAHEGANVAFVYLEEEEDAAETCRLVKQLERECLAIRGDVGDENFCREAVEQTVQRFERLDVVVNNAGEQHVQEKPEEITAAQLERTFRTNIFAQFFVVKAALPHLKQGSAIVNIASVTAYQGNPMLVDYSSTKGAIVSFTRALSNSIVDRGIRVNAVAPGPIWTPLIPATFPKEKVEKFGQDTPMKRPGQPREVAAAVIFLACDDSSYISGQTIHVNGGEVVNS